The Desulfovibrio sp. Huiquan2017 genome includes a window with the following:
- a CDS encoding efflux RND transporter permease subunit: MDIVGTAIRKPVAVLVGVILVAMFGVVALTGLPYQLSPDVTEPVITVTTTWTGATPYEMERDVIEEQEKVLKGIPGLVQMESSNYNARSELTLKFEIGTEIDKALLRVSNKLDEVPEYPDDVDRPIISATGASTSPVIWLTLETLPGNDKDVTTYQTFFENDIRQYIERVEGVADLFVGGGREDEMDIIIDPVKLASYNLTATELINVLKSENVSVSAGTLGVGRRDYRIRTPAEFKTPEDIESVVISSSGQYRVTLGDVAMVERGNEKPTVAMRHNGKTGLVVGIRPEPGTNVLTMTDQVYKVIQDLNDGPLAEQGVRFNWVYDQRPYINGAIDLVKRNIIIGSVLAIVVLFVFLQSFSSTIIVAVSIPVSIVGAFIMFAAAGRSLNIVSMAGISFAVGMLVDNAIVVLENVDRHRRMGKSPFHAAYDGASEVWGAVLASTLTTVAVFLPVVFMEQEAGQLFKDIAIAVTCAIALSMFVSILVIPMLANQFYRIADNKTRRRAEADGPRAPVGLSLAKRVLKPLNAVGGVLSDGIIRLLSMAIDNWKSRLVTVLALTATSVLMVVTMFPKMEYLPQGNRNLILNILIPPPGLSFEERDDIGKYIFDEAKPHFRKEVDGAPGVEELFYVSAPTINLFGVISTQEQNAGALIPMFMRIINSIPGMFGVSLQASIFEQGLGEGRVINVDFSGSDLNQLVAAAGTMFGMTMQSIHGAQIRPIPSLELLYPEVRFHPYRDRLKAVGLSSQDLGTALDVIMDGRNVGDFKEEGKKKIDLVLKASAKDVATPEELYSQLVATPKGWAVPLSSLATMENTYGVTQIRHLERQRTITLQVTPPVNMPLQSAMEIIEQQLLPKVEQAGLMHGVSVRLSGAADKLTVTRDALKWNFILALIITYLLMSALFENFIYPLIIMFTVPLAGAGGFLGLRLENLLIAPQALDILTMLGFVILIGVVVNNAILIVHQSLGNVRERAMDYKEAVLDATRTRLRPIYMSATTSVFGMLPLAVAPGPGSELYRGLGAVVLGGLALSTVFTVFVIPALLMFVIPMEKKGGKREEA, from the coding sequence GTGGATATAGTCGGAACCGCCATACGCAAACCGGTGGCCGTCCTGGTGGGCGTCATCCTGGTGGCCATGTTCGGCGTGGTCGCCCTCACGGGGTTGCCGTACCAGCTTTCGCCCGACGTGACCGAGCCGGTCATCACCGTGACCACCACCTGGACCGGGGCCACGCCCTACGAGATGGAGCGCGACGTCATCGAAGAGCAGGAAAAGGTCCTCAAAGGCATTCCCGGCTTGGTCCAGATGGAGAGTTCCAACTATAACGCCCGCTCCGAGTTGACCCTCAAATTTGAGATCGGCACCGAGATCGACAAGGCGCTTTTGCGCGTGTCCAACAAGCTCGACGAAGTGCCGGAATATCCCGACGACGTTGACCGGCCGATCATTTCGGCCACGGGTGCGTCCACCTCCCCGGTCATCTGGCTGACCCTGGAGACCCTGCCTGGCAACGACAAGGACGTAACCACCTACCAGACATTCTTCGAGAACGACATCCGCCAGTACATCGAGCGCGTGGAGGGCGTGGCGGATCTGTTCGTGGGCGGCGGCCGCGAGGACGAGATGGACATCATCATCGATCCCGTGAAGCTCGCCTCCTATAATCTGACCGCCACCGAGCTGATCAACGTGCTCAAGAGCGAAAACGTGTCCGTGTCCGCGGGCACGCTCGGCGTAGGGCGCCGCGACTACCGCATCCGCACCCCCGCCGAGTTCAAGACCCCGGAGGACATAGAGTCCGTGGTCATTTCCTCGTCCGGGCAATATCGCGTCACCCTGGGCGACGTGGCCATGGTCGAGCGCGGCAATGAGAAGCCCACGGTGGCCATGCGTCACAACGGAAAGACCGGCCTGGTCGTCGGCATCCGCCCCGAGCCGGGCACCAACGTCCTGACCATGACCGACCAGGTCTACAAGGTAATCCAAGACCTCAACGACGGTCCCCTGGCCGAGCAGGGCGTGCGCTTCAACTGGGTTTACGATCAGCGGCCGTATATCAACGGCGCCATCGACCTGGTCAAGCGCAACATCATCATCGGCTCCGTCCTGGCCATCGTGGTCCTGTTCGTCTTCCTTCAGTCCTTCAGCTCCACCATCATCGTGGCCGTCTCCATTCCGGTGTCCATTGTGGGCGCGTTCATCATGTTCGCGGCCGCCGGACGGTCCCTGAACATCGTCTCCATGGCGGGTATTTCCTTTGCCGTGGGCATGCTCGTGGACAATGCCATCGTGGTCCTGGAAAACGTGGACCGCCATCGGCGTATGGGCAAGAGCCCGTTCCACGCCGCCTACGACGGGGCCAGCGAGGTCTGGGGTGCGGTGCTGGCCTCCACCCTGACCACCGTGGCCGTGTTCCTGCCCGTGGTCTTCATGGAGCAGGAGGCGGGGCAATTGTTCAAGGATATCGCCATCGCCGTGACCTGCGCCATTGCGCTGTCCATGTTCGTGTCGATCCTGGTCATTCCCATGCTGGCCAACCAGTTTTACCGCATCGCGGACAACAAGACGCGGCGCCGGGCCGAAGCGGACGGGCCGCGCGCTCCGGTCGGACTCTCGCTGGCCAAGCGGGTGCTCAAGCCCCTGAACGCCGTGGGCGGGGTACTGTCCGACGGGATCATTCGACTCCTTTCCATGGCCATCGACAACTGGAAGAGCCGCCTGGTCACGGTCCTGGCCCTGACCGCCACATCCGTGCTCATGGTCGTGACCATGTTTCCCAAGATGGAATATCTGCCTCAGGGCAACCGCAACCTGATCCTGAATATTCTCATTCCGCCGCCGGGCCTGTCCTTCGAGGAGCGTGACGACATCGGCAAGTACATCTTCGACGAGGCCAAGCCCCACTTCCGTAAGGAAGTGGACGGCGCGCCCGGCGTGGAGGAGCTTTTCTACGTGTCCGCGCCGACCATCAACCTGTTCGGGGTCATCTCCACTCAGGAACAGAACGCGGGCGCGCTCATCCCCATGTTCATGCGGATCATCAATTCCATCCCCGGCATGTTCGGCGTGTCGCTCCAGGCCTCCATCTTCGAGCAGGGGCTGGGCGAGGGCCGCGTCATCAACGTGGATTTTTCGGGCAGTGACCTGAATCAACTCGTGGCCGCGGCCGGGACCATGTTCGGCATGACCATGCAGTCTATTCATGGCGCTCAGATCCGGCCCATCCCTTCCCTGGAATTGCTCTACCCGGAGGTCCGCTTCCATCCGTACCGCGACCGTCTCAAGGCCGTGGGGCTGTCCTCCCAGGATTTGGGCACCGCGCTGGATGTGATCATGGACGGCCGCAACGTGGGCGATTTCAAGGAGGAAGGCAAAAAGAAGATCGACCTGGTGCTCAAGGCCTCGGCCAAGGATGTGGCCACGCCCGAGGAGCTTTATTCCCAGTTGGTGGCCACTCCCAAAGGATGGGCCGTGCCCCTGTCCTCCCTGGCGACCATGGAGAACACCTACGGCGTGACCCAGATTCGCCACCTGGAACGGCAGCGGACCATCACCCTCCAGGTCACTCCGCCCGTGAACATGCCCCTCCAATCCGCCATGGAGATCATTGAGCAGCAGCTCCTGCCCAAGGTGGAACAGGCCGGGCTCATGCACGGCGTGTCCGTGCGCCTGTCCGGCGCGGCCGACAAGTTGACCGTGACCCGCGACGCGCTCAAGTGGAATTTCATCCTGGCGCTGATCATCACGTATCTGCTCATGTCCGCGCTTTTTGAGAACTTCATCTATCCGCTGATCATCATGTTCACCGTGCCGCTCGCGGGCGCGGGCGGTTTTCTTGGGCTCAGGCTCGAAAATTTGCTCATCGCCCCGCAGGCCCTGGACATTCTGACCATGCTCGGCTTCGTCATCCTCATCGGCGTGGTCGTGAACAACGCCATCCTCATCGTCCACCAATCGCTGGGCAACGTGCGCGAGCGGGCCATGGACTACAAGGAGGCGGTGCTCGACGCCACCCGCACCCGGCTCCGTCCCATCTACATGTCCGCGACCACCTCGGTCTTCGGCATGCTTCCCCTGGCCGTGGCCCCGGGCCCCGGTTCGGAACTCTATCGCGGTCTGGGCGCGGTGGTCCTGGGTGGCCTGGCCCTGTCCACGGTCTTCACCGTGTTCGTCATCCCGGCATTGCTCATGTTTGTCATTCCCATGGAAAAGAAGGGCGGCAAACGGGAAGAGGCCTAG
- a CDS encoding efflux RND transporter periplasmic adaptor subunit produces MRRILDGAVILCLLVLVAVPAFAQGGERPPSPVVVAKVTCGDMAPQTEFIGTAFFSEISNVAAEVEGKVVSLGVEDGQRVKKGAPLVILSSDILDSSIANARALMDQAQADFELAKRENERTTKLYRSRTVAEGEYDSKRLAALSAEKKMIAARAILNRLLTERDKKTIRAPYGGVILDRKVFRGDWVSVGSVVTVMARDEDFDVVVNAPREAFGVVKPGLEVTVKVAGKDMPGKVFAVIPKGDVATRTFPVKIRVHNDGALAEGMEARVVLPKGLGGKTMIVPRDAIISSQGQMVVWAVVDGKAVPMPIYVVGYRGLEAGVKSKTLQEGMDVVVKGNERLQPQQPVAAQPMKQP; encoded by the coding sequence ATGCGGAGAATACTTGACGGTGCGGTAATCCTTTGTCTGTTGGTCCTGGTGGCCGTCCCGGCTTTTGCCCAGGGCGGTGAACGGCCGCCGTCCCCAGTGGTCGTCGCCAAGGTGACTTGCGGCGACATGGCCCCCCAGACCGAGTTCATCGGCACAGCCTTCTTTTCGGAGATTTCCAACGTGGCCGCCGAGGTGGAGGGCAAGGTCGTGTCCCTGGGCGTGGAGGACGGCCAACGCGTCAAAAAGGGCGCGCCTCTGGTCATCCTGTCTTCGGACATCCTGGATAGCAGCATCGCCAACGCCCGGGCTCTCATGGACCAGGCACAGGCCGATTTCGAGCTGGCCAAGCGCGAGAACGAGCGGACCACCAAGTTGTACAGAAGCCGCACCGTGGCCGAGGGCGAATACGATTCGAAACGGCTGGCCGCCCTGTCCGCCGAGAAAAAAATGATCGCGGCCCGAGCCATTCTCAACCGGCTGCTCACCGAGCGCGACAAGAAGACCATCCGCGCCCCCTATGGCGGCGTGATCCTGGACCGCAAAGTCTTTCGCGGCGACTGGGTCTCCGTGGGCTCGGTGGTTACGGTCATGGCCCGGGACGAGGACTTCGACGTGGTGGTCAACGCCCCGCGCGAGGCCTTTGGTGTGGTCAAACCAGGTCTGGAGGTGACCGTCAAGGTGGCGGGCAAGGACATGCCCGGCAAGGTCTTCGCGGTCATCCCCAAGGGCGATGTCGCCACGCGCACCTTCCCGGTCAAGATACGCGTCCACAACGACGGCGCTCTGGCCGAAGGCATGGAGGCTCGCGTGGTCCTGCCCAAGGGGTTGGGCGGCAAAACCATGATTGTGCCCCGCGATGCGATTATTTCGTCCCAGGGCCAGATGGTCGTCTGGGCCGTGGTGGACGGCAAGGCCGTGCCCATGCCCATCTACGTGGTCGGCTACCGGGGGCTGGAAGCGGGCGTCAAGTCCAAGACCCTGCAGGAAGGCATGGACGTGGTGGTCAAGGGCAACGAGCGGCTTCAGCCGCAGCAGCCCGTGGCCGCACAACCCATGAAGCAGCCGTAG
- a CDS encoding MarR family transcriptional regulator, producing MLLTRLNPRESIGFLSWKVARVFANDLAARFTDAGVKITVEQWRALLPAYKIDGLTQGRLCEMLSQEKTGVSRLVAALEKQGLLRRESGDDDRRVKYIYITDKGRELVDFTLDIVIQSRAEITKHLDPEEFAVCKRVLWQIIEPHLDATCCLKNGSW from the coding sequence ATGTTACTTACTCGATTGAATCCGAGGGAGTCCATCGGCTTCCTCTCTTGGAAGGTGGCCCGCGTGTTCGCCAACGATCTTGCCGCCCGCTTCACCGATGCCGGAGTCAAGATCACGGTCGAGCAGTGGCGGGCCCTGTTGCCCGCGTACAAGATCGACGGATTGACCCAGGGAAGGTTGTGCGAAATGCTTTCCCAGGAAAAGACCGGGGTCAGCCGGTTGGTGGCGGCCCTGGAAAAGCAGGGGTTGCTGCGCCGCGAATCCGGCGACGACGATCGGCGGGTGAAATATATCTATATTACGGACAAGGGCCGCGAACTGGTGGATTTCACCCTGGACATCGTCATCCAGAGCCGGGCGGAGATCACCAAGCATCTGGACCCCGAAGAATTCGCAGTGTGCAAGCGGGTTCTTTGGCAGATCATAGAACCCCACCTGGACGCGACCTGTTGTCTTAAGAACGGCTCATGGTGA